A single window of Gossypium hirsutum isolate 1008001.06 chromosome A10, Gossypium_hirsutum_v2.1, whole genome shotgun sequence DNA harbors:
- the LOC107914468 gene encoding protein tipD isoform X2: MLSSEEGENDVFFDSLDCLSTEEPVLAKQGLECGKLEYEIWMNEPGSVKERRERFLHGMDLVEFANSSRIKDLQRITECSDAVLSSSCPSVRNGEGSIADCDRKMMCEANFLLDESTAALESENKVFEQQETQQHFDESEKAEVNRKKFKKWWKHFSSMRKAGESRGSSKTSKPSFKVYETNRVMVQSNKKGYMEFSALYMGQEIQAHKGFIWTMKFSPDGQYLASGGEDGVVRIWRVMSTDAFSKPLIAEHNLGRSMDKGKFSFGREKPVDSQVVIPNKIFRIEESPIQELHGHGSDVLDVAWSRSNFLISSSMDKTVRLWKVGCDQCLNVFHHNNYVTCIQFNPIDDSYFISGSLDGKVRIWGVSEKRVVHWVDVWDIVTAICYRPDGKEFIAGSIRGTCHFYQVSGEDVILEAEIHIHGRKKTSGNKITSIQYSQDEPHKVMITSRDSKLRILDGVDTVRKFKGLHKSGSQMSASFTSTGRHIISVGEDCRVYVWNYDDICPRTSKHTKSVSSCEHFFCEDVSVAIPWLGQGSDQRHSDRSLRRDQIEGTSWIRDSQRVSLGNWFSIDGSCKGSATWPEEKLMLWETTVAEDEYYSYEQQQLCHNYGDYHATLPETWGLVIVAGGRNGRIKTFHNYGLPVSL, translated from the exons ATGCTAAGTTCTGAAGAGGGTGAAAATGATGTCTTCTTTGATTCTTTGGATTGCTTGTCGACCGAAGAGCCTGTTTTAGCGAAACAAGGATTAGAGTGTGGGAAATTAGAGTATGAAATTTGGATGAATGAACCTGGAAGTGTTAAGGAGCGGCGTGAAAGATTTCTTCACGGAATGGATCTAGTTGAGTTTGCAAATTCATCAAGGATAAAGGATTTGCAGAGGATCACAGAGTGCAGTGATGCTGTCTTGAGTTCTTCGTGTCCGTCTGTTCGCAATGGGGAAGGAAGTATTGCTGATTGTGATAGGAAAATGATGTGTGAAGCCAATTTTTTGCTCGATGAATCAACAGCAGCTCTTGAGAGCGAGAATAAGGTATTTGAACAACAGGAAACACAACAACACTTTGATGAATCTGAAAAGGCTGAAGTTAATAGGAAGAAATTCAAGAAATGGTGGAAACACTTTTCCAGCATGAGGAAAGCTGGGGAAAGCAGGGGTTCATCTAAGACATCGAAACCGAGTTTCAAAGTATATGAAACAAACAGAGTGATGGTTCAGTCCAACAAGAAAGGATACATGGAGTTTTCAGCACTTTACATGGGACAAGAAATACAGGCTCACAAGGGCTTCATCTGGACAATGAAGTTTAGCCCTGATGGTCAGTATTTGGCAAGTGGTGGTGAAGATGGGGTGGTCCGTATATGGCGTGTGATGTCAACAGATGCCTTTAGTAAACCTTTGATAGCTGAGCACAATTTAGGTAGATCGATGGACAAAGGGAAATTCAGTTTTGGCAGAGAGAAGCCGGTTGACTCTCAAGTTGTTATTCCTAATAAGATTTTTCGGATTGAGGAGTCACCAATCCAGGAGCTTCATGGTCATGGCAGTGACGTTTTAGATGTTGCATGGTCCAGATCAAAT TTTCTCATTTCCTCTTCCATGGATAAAACGGTCCGTCTCTGGAAAGTCGGCTGCGATCAGTGTTTAAATGTTTTTCATCATAACAATTACG TCACTTGCATTCAGTTCAATCCCATTGATGACAGTTATTTCATCAGCGGTTCTCTAGATGGAAAAGTTAGGATTTGGGGAGTGTCGGAGAAGCGAGTCGTTCATTGGGTGGATGTTTGGGACATTGTAACTGCTATATGTTACCGGCCAGATGGAAAG GAATTTATTGCCGGTTCTATTAGAGGTACTTGCCATTTTTATCAAGTATCAG GTGAAGACGTTATTTTGGAGGCCGAGATTCATATTCATGGCAGAAAGAAAACTTCAGGCAACAAAATCACAAGTATTCAG TACTCCCAGGATGAACCTCACAAAGTTATGATAACTTCTAGAGATTCCAAACTCCGAATACTCGATGGGGTTGATACTGTTCGTAAATTTAAAG GACTCCACAAGTCCGGAAGTCAGATGTCAGCATCTTTTACGTCGACTGGGAGACATATAATCTCAGTTGGAGAAGACTGTCGTGTTTACGTTTGGAACTACGATGACATTTGCCCTCGAACATCGAAACATACAAAATCTGTTTCTTCTTGCGAACACTTCTTCTGTGAAGATGTGTCTGTAGCAATACCTTGGTTAGGCCAAGGTTCAGATCAACGGCACTCGGATCGGTCACTGAGAAGGGATCAGATAGAGGGTACTTCTTGGATCAGAGATTCGCAACGAGTCTCACTTGGAAACTGGTTCTCCATAGATGGCTCCTGCAAGGGTTCCGCAACATGGCCTGAAGAAAAACTTATGTTGTGGGAAACAACAGTTGCAGAAGACGAGTATTATTCGTATGAACAACAGCAGCTCTGTCACAACTACGGCGACTATCACGCAACCTTGCCGGAAACATGGGGCCTCGTGATTGTTGCAGGCGGACGGAACGGAAGAATCAAGACATTCCACAACTATGGATTGCCTGTTAGTCTATAG
- the LOC107914468 gene encoding protein tipD isoform X1 produces the protein MLSSEEGENDVFFDSLDCLSTEEPVLAKQGLECGKLEYEIWMNEPGSVKERRERFLHGMDLVEFANSSRIKDLQRITECSDAVLSSSCPSVRNGEGSIADCDRKMMCEANFLLDESTAALESENKVFEQQETQQHFDESEKAEVNRKKFKKWWKHFSSMRKAGESRGSSKTSKPSFKVYETNRVMVQSNKKGYMEFSALYMGQEIQAHKGFIWTMKFSPDGQYLASGGEDGVVRIWRVMSTDAFSKPLIAEHNLGRSMDKGKFSFGREKPVDSQVVIPNKIFRIEESPIQELHGHGSDVLDVAWSRSNFLISSSMDKTVRLWKVGCDQCLNVFHHNNYVTCIQFNPIDDSYFISGSLDGKVRIWGVSEKRVVHWVDVWDIVTAICYRPDGKQEFIAGSIRGTCHFYQVSGEDVILEAEIHIHGRKKTSGNKITSIQYSQDEPHKVMITSRDSKLRILDGVDTVRKFKGLHKSGSQMSASFTSTGRHIISVGEDCRVYVWNYDDICPRTSKHTKSVSSCEHFFCEDVSVAIPWLGQGSDQRHSDRSLRRDQIEGTSWIRDSQRVSLGNWFSIDGSCKGSATWPEEKLMLWETTVAEDEYYSYEQQQLCHNYGDYHATLPETWGLVIVAGGRNGRIKTFHNYGLPVSL, from the exons ATGCTAAGTTCTGAAGAGGGTGAAAATGATGTCTTCTTTGATTCTTTGGATTGCTTGTCGACCGAAGAGCCTGTTTTAGCGAAACAAGGATTAGAGTGTGGGAAATTAGAGTATGAAATTTGGATGAATGAACCTGGAAGTGTTAAGGAGCGGCGTGAAAGATTTCTTCACGGAATGGATCTAGTTGAGTTTGCAAATTCATCAAGGATAAAGGATTTGCAGAGGATCACAGAGTGCAGTGATGCTGTCTTGAGTTCTTCGTGTCCGTCTGTTCGCAATGGGGAAGGAAGTATTGCTGATTGTGATAGGAAAATGATGTGTGAAGCCAATTTTTTGCTCGATGAATCAACAGCAGCTCTTGAGAGCGAGAATAAGGTATTTGAACAACAGGAAACACAACAACACTTTGATGAATCTGAAAAGGCTGAAGTTAATAGGAAGAAATTCAAGAAATGGTGGAAACACTTTTCCAGCATGAGGAAAGCTGGGGAAAGCAGGGGTTCATCTAAGACATCGAAACCGAGTTTCAAAGTATATGAAACAAACAGAGTGATGGTTCAGTCCAACAAGAAAGGATACATGGAGTTTTCAGCACTTTACATGGGACAAGAAATACAGGCTCACAAGGGCTTCATCTGGACAATGAAGTTTAGCCCTGATGGTCAGTATTTGGCAAGTGGTGGTGAAGATGGGGTGGTCCGTATATGGCGTGTGATGTCAACAGATGCCTTTAGTAAACCTTTGATAGCTGAGCACAATTTAGGTAGATCGATGGACAAAGGGAAATTCAGTTTTGGCAGAGAGAAGCCGGTTGACTCTCAAGTTGTTATTCCTAATAAGATTTTTCGGATTGAGGAGTCACCAATCCAGGAGCTTCATGGTCATGGCAGTGACGTTTTAGATGTTGCATGGTCCAGATCAAAT TTTCTCATTTCCTCTTCCATGGATAAAACGGTCCGTCTCTGGAAAGTCGGCTGCGATCAGTGTTTAAATGTTTTTCATCATAACAATTACG TCACTTGCATTCAGTTCAATCCCATTGATGACAGTTATTTCATCAGCGGTTCTCTAGATGGAAAAGTTAGGATTTGGGGAGTGTCGGAGAAGCGAGTCGTTCATTGGGTGGATGTTTGGGACATTGTAACTGCTATATGTTACCGGCCAGATGGAAAG CAGGAATTTATTGCCGGTTCTATTAGAGGTACTTGCCATTTTTATCAAGTATCAG GTGAAGACGTTATTTTGGAGGCCGAGATTCATATTCATGGCAGAAAGAAAACTTCAGGCAACAAAATCACAAGTATTCAG TACTCCCAGGATGAACCTCACAAAGTTATGATAACTTCTAGAGATTCCAAACTCCGAATACTCGATGGGGTTGATACTGTTCGTAAATTTAAAG GACTCCACAAGTCCGGAAGTCAGATGTCAGCATCTTTTACGTCGACTGGGAGACATATAATCTCAGTTGGAGAAGACTGTCGTGTTTACGTTTGGAACTACGATGACATTTGCCCTCGAACATCGAAACATACAAAATCTGTTTCTTCTTGCGAACACTTCTTCTGTGAAGATGTGTCTGTAGCAATACCTTGGTTAGGCCAAGGTTCAGATCAACGGCACTCGGATCGGTCACTGAGAAGGGATCAGATAGAGGGTACTTCTTGGATCAGAGATTCGCAACGAGTCTCACTTGGAAACTGGTTCTCCATAGATGGCTCCTGCAAGGGTTCCGCAACATGGCCTGAAGAAAAACTTATGTTGTGGGAAACAACAGTTGCAGAAGACGAGTATTATTCGTATGAACAACAGCAGCTCTGTCACAACTACGGCGACTATCACGCAACCTTGCCGGAAACATGGGGCCTCGTGATTGTTGCAGGCGGACGGAACGGAAGAATCAAGACATTCCACAACTATGGATTGCCTGTTAGTCTATAG